The stretch of DNA GCTCGCGACCTGGGAGGTCGGCTGGCGCAACCTCACCAACAACCGCCGCCCCGTCGCGACCCTGACCGACCTGCGCGGCCTCAAGATTCGCACCACGCCGAACCCGGCCCATATCCGCGCATTCCAGCTGATGGGCGCAGTACCGACGCCGCTGGCCTTCACCGAGTTGTTCACCGCCCTCGAGACCGGCACCGTCGACGGCCAGGAGAATCCGGTGACGCTGATCCTGAACGCCAAGTTCAACGAGGTGCAAAAGCACATCTCGCTGACCCGCCACGCCTTCACCAGCGCCCCCCTGGCGATGAACAAGGCGAAGTTCGAGGCGATGCCGGCCGACCTGCGCGGGGTGCTGGAGGCGGCGGCGCGCGAGACCGCCCGCGCGCAGCGGCGGATGAACGAGGACACCGAGACCTCGAGCCTCGAGGCCTTGCGCAAGAGCGGGATGCAGGTCGTCGAGGCGCCCGATCGAGACTCGTTCTCGCGCGCCTGCGCTGCCGAGGTCGAGAAGGAATTCGTCGCCAAGTACGGGACCGAGACCCTGGACGCGATCCGGAAGGCCGCGGCCTGATGCGGATCGTCGACCTCTCGATGCCGGTGGCGCCGCATTTCCGCTGGCCGGTCGAGCTCACGGTGCGGGGCGACATCGCGGCGGGCGACCAGTTCCGCGTCAGCCGGCTCGTCACCTCCTGCCACAGCTTCAGCCACGTCGACGCCCAGGCGCACGTCATCGCCCACGCGCCCACCATCGAGGCGACGCCGCTCGATCGCGTCGTCGGCCCCTGTCGCGTTCTCGACCTGCGCGACGCAAGGCCCGCGGAGCCCCTCGACGCCGCGCGCCTCGCCGCTGCCGATCCCGGCGGAGTCGAGGGCGAGATCCTGCTCCTCGCCACCGCCTGGGATCGCCACCGCGACCCCGGCACCCGGGAGTTCTGGACCGATGCACCCTTCCTCACCCGCGACGCCGCCGAGTGGCTCGCCGAGCGCCGGCCGACGGCACTTGCCTTCGACTTCCCGCAGGATTTCCCGATCCGCCTGCTCCTCGACGGTATCGCGGTGCCGTTCTCCGAGCACGTCACCCACGATATCTGCCTGCGGGTCGGGATCACCTTGATCGAGTACATGGTGAACACCGCGTCGCTTACCGAGCGGCGGGT from Methylobacterium aquaticum encodes:
- a CDS encoding DctP family TRAP transporter solute-binding subunit, encoding MGTTRRTLVTGAASGLALFAIGRPASAQATRLRLAHPHPEADSWHKAALLFAERVKEGSGGRLTVQIYANGALGSDAQTIGLVRGGSLELCLTGNPFFTGLAPRLNVLDLPFLFANRAHAAAVLDGPIGDGLRRELEGANIKALATWEVGWRNLTNNRRPVATLTDLRGLKIRTTPNPAHIRAFQLMGAVPTPLAFTELFTALETGTVDGQENPVTLILNAKFNEVQKHISLTRHAFTSAPLAMNKAKFEAMPADLRGVLEAAARETARAQRRMNEDTETSSLEALRKSGMQVVEAPDRDSFSRACAAEVEKEFVAKYGTETLDAIRKAAA
- a CDS encoding cyclase family protein, with amino-acid sequence MRIVDLSMPVAPHFRWPVELTVRGDIAAGDQFRVSRLVTSCHSFSHVDAQAHVIAHAPTIEATPLDRVVGPCRVLDLRDARPAEPLDAARLAAADPGGVEGEILLLATAWDRHRDPGTREFWTDAPFLTRDAAEWLAERRPTALAFDFPQDFPIRLLLDGIAVPFSEHVTHDICLRVGITLIEYMVNTASLTERRVLLSAAPLLVPGADGAPARIYAIEGLGV